A window from Nitrosopumilus adriaticus encodes these proteins:
- a CDS encoding archaellin/type IV pilin N-terminal domain-containing protein has protein sequence MKLQRKGTRHSHRGVIGVESAIVMIAFVIVAAALAFVVLNMGFTTSQKAKTTIISGLGESSSSMQVAGKVTAVGCTSTSSDTTCATTPKINATAYPIKVTTGGDAVNLELATTAVKYLSNSVEYDDIYSGPISAEEHRALKGAFEEANTDSLTGFSCDSCNPVNGTTASQTAAIIYWSVQTNTNAILDQGEHAVLAIGFAAAERPQALDKIRAEIIPATGASLSVERQVPTITTSVVDLG, from the coding sequence ATGAAATTACAACGAAAGGGAACGCGACATTCTCATCGTGGAGTCATCGGTGTAGAGTCTGCAATAGTCATGATTGCATTTGTAATCGTAGCTGCAGCCTTAGCATTTGTTGTACTTAACATGGGATTTACTACATCACAGAAAGCAAAGACCACCATCATATCAGGACTTGGAGAATCAAGTAGCAGTATGCAAGTTGCAGGTAAAGTAACAGCTGTTGGATGTACTTCTACATCATCAGATACTACTTGTGCAACAACACCAAAGATTAATGCTACAGCATATCCAATCAAGGTAACCACGGGTGGAGATGCAGTCAATTTAGAATTGGCCACAACCGCAGTGAAATACCTCAGCAACAGTGTAGAGTATGATGACATTTACTCTGGACCAATATCTGCTGAAGAACACAGAGCCTTGAAAGGGGCATTTGAAGAAGCAAATACTGATTCATTAACTGGATTTTCATGTGATTCTTGTAATCCTGTAAATGGAACTACAGCTTCACAAACTGCAGCAATAATTTACTGGTCAGTACAAACTAATACCAATGCAATCTTGGATCAAGGTGAGCATGCAGTATTAGCAATAGGATTTGCTGCAGCTGAGAGACCTCAAGCACTAGATAAAATCAGAGCTGAGATAATTCCAGCAACTGGTGCATCATTGTCAGTCGAAAGACAAGTTCCAACAATCACAACTAGCGTAGTAGATTTGGGTTAA
- a CDS encoding sensor histidine kinase: MMLVDNPVERDPVLRDLTEISVNALKDLELARKELKENDLQMQEMNKLANERVNEMSRVNQQLQDKISFVENMTKSMQEKNEHLEKELKITETEKINYSKLNALLKEDLSKVIKKEKELSIKQIFLEKKVKEQAENLLKGEKMSIIGTFTSRLAHDIRNPLSKLKMSHDILCNSPNMPVLDKIKHQQRIESAISNMTHIIEDVLEFVRMSELDMKETPIKTIIKSSMESITVPSSVKLEIKGDDRAALCDSRKLEAVFVNLLTNAIEAIRGKGYVAIKIMDNGNNIEICFEDSGAGVIPSLQGKIFEPMFTTKQHGTGLGLAICKMIVEQHGGKLLYKNTPSAFSVLLPKINNHKMVAR, from the coding sequence ATGATGTTAGTAGATAATCCTGTTGAGCGAGATCCAGTTTTACGTGATTTGACAGAAATCTCAGTCAATGCATTAAAGGATTTAGAATTAGCAAGAAAAGAACTCAAAGAAAATGATCTTCAAATGCAAGAGATGAATAAATTGGCAAATGAACGAGTTAATGAAATGTCTAGAGTCAATCAACAACTTCAAGATAAAATTTCATTTGTGGAAAACATGACAAAATCAATGCAGGAGAAAAATGAACATCTAGAAAAAGAACTGAAAATTACCGAAACTGAAAAAATTAATTATAGTAAGCTTAATGCATTATTGAAAGAAGATCTCAGTAAAGTAATTAAAAAGGAAAAAGAACTTTCTATCAAACAAATTTTCCTAGAAAAGAAAGTTAAAGAGCAAGCTGAGAACTTATTGAAAGGAGAAAAAATGTCTATAATTGGGACATTTACTTCGAGACTTGCTCATGATATAAGAAATCCGTTATCAAAATTAAAAATGTCTCATGATATTTTGTGTAATTCTCCAAATATGCCCGTTCTGGATAAAATAAAACATCAGCAAAGAATTGAATCTGCAATTTCTAATATGACTCATATCATTGAAGATGTTTTAGAATTTGTAAGAATGTCTGAACTTGATATGAAAGAAACTCCAATAAAAACAATTATCAAATCCAGCATGGAATCGATAACTGTACCATCATCCGTAAAATTAGAAATTAAAGGAGATGATAGAGCTGCTTTATGTGATTCTAGAAAATTAGAAGCAGTATTTGTAAACCTGTTAACTAATGCTATTGAAGCTATTCGCGGTAAAGGTTATGTGGCTATAAAAATTATGGATAATGGAAATAATATAGAAATATGTTTTGAAGATTCTGGTGCTGGGGTGATACCTAGCTTACAGGGTAAAATATTTGAACCAATGTTTACAACAAAACAACATGGTACAGGATTGGGATTAGCTATTTGTAAAATGATTGTGGAACAACATGGGGGTAAACTATTATACAAAAATACGCCTTCTGCATTTTCAGTACTATTACCAAAAATCAATAACCATAAAATGGTGGCACGATAA
- a CDS encoding matrixin family metalloprotease, with protein sequence MIRPKNFFKIIELRPFRKTNLKSNSKVSKIKHQKSILVLQIGILIFFGGYFTGLPLSSGENEESLNPVGLFNSVYSVENLRGDSIALSKYWKIPKGSSLVVNILNPVSISDETISIIKETILSTEKINLEDSLLHKGPENSFSNYYVGWAGALENIPDTKITVPKNFEVLNSQKSNGDIVVILSNIKDRSGNTGYTKTILEGDEIVKAFITIYDIDSLSNTQVATIMRHEFGHALGLGHSTAPEDLMAPTIDMTYPYISECNVKAVADLYDGNSDGTTICEK encoded by the coding sequence ATGATTAGGCCAAAGAATTTTTTCAAAATTATAGAATTGAGACCGTTTAGAAAAACAAATCTAAAATCAAATTCAAAAGTTTCAAAAATTAAACATCAAAAATCAATACTAGTATTGCAAATAGGAATTTTGATATTTTTTGGAGGTTACTTTACAGGACTCCCATTATCTTCTGGTGAAAATGAAGAATCTCTAAACCCTGTTGGACTTTTTAATTCTGTATATTCAGTTGAAAATCTTAGAGGTGACTCCATAGCCCTCTCTAAATATTGGAAGATTCCAAAAGGTTCGTCTCTTGTTGTCAATATTCTTAACCCTGTTTCTATCTCTGATGAAACTATTTCTATTATTAAAGAAACAATTTTATCAACTGAAAAAATTAATCTTGAAGATTCACTACTGCATAAAGGGCCTGAAAATTCTTTTTCAAATTATTATGTAGGTTGGGCAGGTGCGCTTGAAAACATTCCTGATACTAAAATAACTGTGCCTAAAAACTTTGAAGTTCTAAACTCTCAAAAATCAAATGGGGATATTGTTGTTATTCTTTCAAACATTAAAGATCGATCTGGAAATACTGGTTACACTAAAACAATTCTAGAAGGTGATGAAATTGTAAAAGCCTTTATCACAATTTATGATATTGATTCTCTGTCAAATACTCAAGTTGCTACAATTATGAGGCATGAATTTGGTCATGCATTAGGATTAGGGCATTCTACTGCACCTGAAGATCTTATGGCTCCAACTATTGATATGACTTACCCATACATTTCTGAATGTAATGTTAAAGCCGTTGCTGATCTCTATGATGGAAATTCTGATGGTACTACAATCTGTGAAAAATGA
- a CDS encoding DUF1059 domain-containing protein yields the protein MVKISCNNYGFDCSFEINGNTEEVIKKYQKHSIDEHGIEYSEEGLDQLLLRMKN from the coding sequence ATGGTAAAAATATCGTGCAATAACTATGGCTTTGATTGTAGTTTTGAAATTAACGGCAATACTGAAGAAGTAATTAAAAAATATCAAAAGCACTCTATTGATGAGCATGGAATCGAATACAGTGAGGAAGGCCTTGATCAATTACTTCTTAGAATGAAGAACTAA
- a CDS encoding response regulator transcription factor, whose protein sequence is MARKFPVVLLVDDSDAFRIFCRDAIKDSIKFIQILEAKNGIDGLKQYQLHKPDMILLDLKMPKLEGGKVLELIRKNDKITKIIVTSAYNNDQESINNLIKMGANSYVPKPMNRINLMKVITDVLAKGKMPGTNFAKSLPAN, encoded by the coding sequence ATGGCAAGAAAATTTCCTGTAGTGTTATTGGTGGATGATTCTGATGCATTTAGAATATTTTGCAGAGATGCCATTAAAGATTCTATAAAATTTATTCAAATCCTTGAAGCTAAAAATGGAATTGATGGTCTGAAACAATACCAATTACACAAACCAGATATGATCTTACTTGATTTGAAAATGCCTAAATTGGAAGGTGGTAAAGTTTTAGAATTAATCCGAAAAAATGATAAAATTACAAAAATTATTGTTACTTCTGCATACAACAATGATCAGGAATCAATTAATAATTTAATTAAAATGGGAGCTAATAGTTATGTCCCAAAACCTATGAATCGGATTAATTTGATGAAAGTTATTACAGATGTATTGGCAAAGGGGAAAATGCCTGGAACAAATTTTGCAAAATCACTTCCTGCAAATTAA
- a CDS encoding archaellin/type IV pilin N-terminal domain-containing protein, whose protein sequence is MKLQRKGTRHSHRGVIGVESAIVMIAFVIVAAALAFVVLNMGFSTTQKTKNAIVSSADEASSALEIAGKIIGSGHITAGKLNATAVPLKIVSGGQSINLNPSNAAIRYLSNSVEHGNIYAGAISSGVHDTLASAMQASVTAGYITSNPVNASSPSDTKAVFYFNVNRNDNFILDQGEHGMLAIAFSESERPQSLDIIRAEVILPTGAPLSIERTVPNISSSIVDLG, encoded by the coding sequence ATGAAATTACAGCGAAAGGGAACGCGACATTCTCATCGTGGAGTCATCGGTGTAGAGTCTGCAATAGTCATGATTGCATTTGTAATCGTAGCTGCAGCCTTAGCATTTGTTGTACTTAACATGGGATTCTCAACTACGCAAAAAACAAAAAATGCCATAGTCTCAAGCGCTGATGAAGCAAGTAGTGCATTAGAAATTGCAGGTAAAATTATTGGTTCAGGCCACATTACTGCAGGGAAACTTAATGCCACAGCTGTTCCATTAAAGATAGTGTCCGGAGGTCAATCAATTAACCTTAATCCTTCAAATGCTGCTATTCGTTATCTCAGTAATAGTGTGGAACATGGAAACATCTATGCAGGAGCAATATCATCAGGTGTGCATGATACATTAGCAAGTGCAATGCAGGCATCAGTGACTGCAGGATACATAACATCAAACCCTGTAAATGCTTCAAGCCCATCTGATACAAAAGCAGTATTCTATTTCAATGTAAATAGAAATGATAACTTCATTTTGGATCAAGGTGAACACGGAATGCTAGCAATTGCATTTTCTGAAAGCGAAAGACCGCAATCACTAGACATAATTAGAGCAGAAGTAATTCTTCCAACTGGTGCACCATTGTCTATTGAGCGTACAGTTCCAAACATATCATCATCGATAGTAGATCTTGGTTAA
- a CDS encoding cupredoxin domain-containing protein — MTLRAIVIFSGVLLMLPITTSTVFAEDSWIIFINPYDNFGKNELFQPRELPIQSGDRITWQNNDSTIHKIVSGVPEHPDYAGEYFSSESLGTGKGYSINLEHTGFAGYYYFCEIHPWFTGKIFFEDNPNVIESTLDISYKIREDKVLEVSGLVDSDFANTEYDILVYNNQNNLVYQQGNMFNQDATFDSSIDISKEIWRMEQDYTLKLVYGVPSEATNIPLNIQSNTISYDSGSLELCQIPLSDLEFIWDGVNVPNWYQISLCWFDKGLITETEVRYSLDFFRENLQG; from the coding sequence ATGACATTAAGAGCAATTGTGATTTTTTCAGGGGTATTACTAATGCTCCCAATTACAACTTCAACAGTTTTTGCAGAGGATTCATGGATTATTTTCATTAATCCTTATGATAATTTTGGGAAAAATGAATTGTTTCAACCCAGAGAACTTCCAATTCAGTCAGGAGACAGAATAACTTGGCAAAATAATGATTCAACTATACATAAAATTGTAAGTGGTGTACCTGAACATCCAGATTACGCTGGAGAATATTTTTCCTCAGAGAGTCTAGGTACAGGTAAAGGATATTCAATTAATTTGGAACACACAGGATTTGCAGGATATTATTATTTTTGTGAAATTCACCCATGGTTTACCGGGAAAATCTTTTTTGAAGACAATCCAAATGTAATTGAATCTACATTAGATATTTCATATAAAATTAGAGAAGACAAGGTATTGGAAGTTAGTGGATTAGTCGATTCAGATTTTGCCAATACAGAATATGATATTTTAGTATATAACAATCAAAATAATCTTGTTTACCAACAAGGAAATATGTTTAATCAAGATGCAACATTTGATTCATCCATAGATATTTCAAAAGAAATATGGAGAATGGAGCAAGATTATACTCTCAAGTTAGTCTATGGCGTGCCTAGTGAAGCTACAAACATTCCATTAAACATTCAGAGCAATACCATTAGTTATGATTCAGGTTCACTTGAACTATGCCAAATTCCTCTATCAGATTTGGAATTTATTTGGGATGGAGTTAATGTTCCAAATTGGTATCAGATATCTTTGTGTTGGTTTGATAAGGGATTGATTACAGAAACAGAGGTTAGATATTCATTAGATTTTTTTAGAGAAAATCTGCAAGGATAG
- a CDS encoding tetratricopeptide repeat protein codes for MSANSALVKFKMVNGLIGSILEENRVSFRSLFPKLPQIDTEVRSKIEKLLESRERIKCDIDGDNDFEDFTDDLNLANYFLACRKFSDSLRFYESALAKNPQSYSALCNKGLCLFKLAKLDDAIEAYDEALSTYKNIPEAFFMKGKILYAKQNFTEAVKQFQNVLDLESDNIDAKYYLAKALVKMGNFQEGIGTLEEIIENQDHPDSLLLLGQTFSKQNEYQKAIIYLNKLEEISPNHIEAHLLLGKAYATGGNYNEAIIHFEKILNKTPNHIEARLLLGKTNMEINNPNEAMFNFEKILEISPNHKDALNYKIELLEKSGRLDDAIECCDQLAESTSEPRDQLLKKGILLFNNNKSSDALSIFNNILGKTKTNNVALIYKARIFEQKQEFQEALLCVENILKSDSENMEALEKAAEISLKVGHYEKGLDYTNQILTKSSSDVILERKSHLLSILGRHEEAGQICMKLIKDNNTNSQALYELGKIHLILNNFEKAVNFFDRAISMNPMDSKMILKKSMAYFSQQKYEDAILCLEQIPETDTLYNYAQFEKSKIQMLQGNTKQSIEILSKVIKTEDSFKLLASNEVIFESISNMFEFKELLK; via the coding sequence ATGTCTGCAAATTCTGCATTGGTTAAATTTAAGATGGTAAATGGACTGATTGGGAGTATTTTAGAGGAAAACAGGGTTTCATTTAGATCGTTATTTCCAAAATTGCCACAAATTGATACAGAAGTAAGATCAAAGATTGAGAAATTATTAGAATCCAGAGAGAGAATCAAATGTGATATTGACGGAGACAATGATTTTGAAGATTTCACAGATGACCTAAATCTTGCAAATTATTTTCTGGCATGTAGAAAATTTTCAGATTCATTAAGATTCTATGAAAGTGCATTAGCAAAAAATCCCCAATCATACTCAGCATTATGCAATAAAGGGCTATGTCTCTTTAAACTGGCAAAATTAGATGATGCGATAGAAGCATATGATGAGGCATTATCAACCTACAAAAATATTCCAGAAGCATTCTTTATGAAAGGTAAAATATTGTATGCAAAACAAAATTTTACAGAAGCAGTAAAACAGTTTCAGAACGTATTAGATTTGGAATCGGATAATATTGATGCAAAATACTATCTAGCGAAAGCCCTAGTAAAAATGGGAAATTTTCAAGAGGGTATTGGAACCTTAGAGGAGATTATTGAAAATCAGGATCATCCAGATTCACTATTATTATTGGGTCAAACTTTCTCAAAACAAAATGAATATCAAAAAGCAATAATCTATCTAAATAAACTTGAAGAAATTTCACCAAACCACATAGAAGCACACCTTCTTTTGGGCAAAGCCTATGCTACAGGTGGAAATTATAATGAAGCGATTATCCATTTTGAAAAAATATTGAATAAAACACCAAACCACATAGAAGCACGATTACTTTTAGGTAAAACAAACATGGAAATCAATAATCCTAACGAAGCAATGTTTAATTTTGAAAAAATTTTAGAGATTTCTCCAAACCATAAAGATGCATTAAACTACAAAATTGAATTACTAGAAAAAAGTGGAAGGTTAGATGACGCAATAGAATGTTGTGATCAACTAGCTGAATCAACTTCAGAGCCAAGGGATCAATTGCTGAAAAAAGGAATTTTGTTATTTAATAACAATAAATCTTCTGACGCACTAAGTATTTTTAATAATATTTTAGGAAAAACTAAAACCAATAATGTTGCCCTTATCTATAAAGCTAGAATTTTTGAACAAAAACAGGAATTTCAAGAAGCGCTTCTATGTGTAGAAAATATATTAAAATCTGATTCTGAAAATATGGAAGCCCTAGAGAAAGCAGCTGAGATATCATTAAAAGTTGGGCATTATGAAAAGGGGCTAGACTATACAAATCAAATACTAACAAAATCATCATCAGATGTAATTTTAGAAAGAAAATCACATCTTCTATCAATTCTTGGTCGTCATGAGGAAGCAGGGCAAATTTGTATGAAATTAATTAAAGATAACAATACAAATAGCCAAGCATTATACGAATTAGGCAAGATTCATCTAATTTTGAATAATTTTGAGAAAGCAGTTAATTTTTTCGATAGGGCCATAAGTATGAACCCAATGGATTCAAAAATGATTTTAAAAAAATCAATGGCATATTTTTCCCAACAAAAATATGAAGATGCCATTCTGTGTTTAGAACAAATTCCAGAAACAGATACTCTCTATAATTATGCACAATTTGAAAAATCAAAAATTCAAATGCTCCAGGGCAATACAAAACAATCAATTGAGATTTTATCCAAAGTTATTAAGACAGAGGATTCCTTCAAATTACTAGCTTCCAATGAAGTAATTTTTGAAAGCATATCTAATATGTTTGAGTTTAAAGAATTACTAAAATAA
- a CDS encoding response regulator — translation MVKKLLIAEDNKFTAMQYKKFFEANGYDVDIFNNGLICFQKFENELRYRRIVLKDNTPPYDYVMLDQDMPKMTGSEVSEKIHKQCPRQRIIFLSAYGQSIMRSNESTKDSYLQIMQKPFSLEFLLNKITPKSFSSIKRSSQENNLLTATQSPETIR, via the coding sequence ATGGTCAAAAAATTACTAATTGCAGAAGATAACAAGTTTACTGCAATGCAATATAAAAAATTCTTTGAAGCAAATGGCTATGATGTTGATATTTTTAATAACGGTCTCATTTGTTTCCAAAAATTTGAAAATGAATTAAGGTATAGAAGAATTGTGTTAAAAGACAACACACCTCCATATGATTATGTTATGCTTGATCAGGATATGCCTAAAATGACTGGTTCAGAAGTTTCTGAAAAAATTCATAAACAATGTCCAAGACAAAGAATAATTTTCTTATCTGCATACGGTCAAAGTATAATGCGATCAAATGAAAGCACAAAGGATTCATATCTTCAGATAATGCAAAAACCATTCTCTTTGGAATTCTTGTTAAACAAAATTACTCCGAAATCATTTTCTAGTATTAAAAGATCCAGTCAAGAGAATAATCTACTAACCGCCACTCAAAGCCCAGAAACAATCCGATAA
- a CDS encoding Ig-like domain-containing protein — MLSITTIGTSSAIENEYDLEYNLLPKKIHENDIVTLEVYNSHNGQVSLEKITNLNVESLDKSIIEVIDFEKIHPYKILVKLKAYGEGNTILYVFNEGSTSLEIPINVYGNNIPKKISLNIFPDTFELGENNQGVLSVLLTDDSGIPTRADKNYLVKLSTSKSGIASFSETNILIPKGEFESKQIFTVNKEGIVTVSAKSGDLETTELLTVEKPLDEEIKIFVIPEDISSSNTSSGHLIAQLFSDGSLKKATKDITIYFEIESSTDAETTNTSSDTNTINPKGYFQIKQGQTYGHELFSIQKGKTDSYTVTATSQDPLMIVEESFETIDVELYGNKEIKFKPLSVLSDGSRQLIGVIYLEDENGHPVTADRDIVVPFTTSDKSISIENSIIKKGFESSLVYGNMGNFVPTDSDVAPNIPNAEVVSLDIDGFTEDSVSLKTYVSTDHFLKGELHWIMVYMESSDGLFQIPSEQHIEISHSEIFIVNKNDVQIYPFFTLIPIFAVDSGDEDLVINIDNFETSISLSSISSKPTSLVVDYSEKLFTGVKDTFVLQVLDAQSLPVKINEDIDIKIFSSNPSILDFPKNVTLSHKSSFTQIDLVPNSSGMVEVTFISKGLPILTEEIVIEEITPTIEITSADMIEAGDSFLVSILAKQNGVPLQNAPVNWELEGGITTIGDEMTGPTGEAMLSIISTSDDSVKIMASIDGPIQSAFASKIVKINSTTFNDLDESDDSFKKPDVGGFDPILIMVPAIIVGMILYMKKKSK, encoded by the coding sequence TTGCTGTCTATCACAACTATCGGTACTTCATCTGCAATTGAAAATGAATATGATTTAGAATATAATTTACTGCCAAAAAAAATCCATGAAAATGATATAGTTACTTTAGAAGTTTATAATTCTCATAATGGTCAGGTTTCATTGGAAAAAATAACAAACCTAAATGTTGAATCTCTTGATAAATCTATTATTGAAGTAATTGATTTTGAAAAAATACATCCCTATAAAATTCTAGTAAAATTAAAAGCATATGGTGAGGGAAATACAATTCTTTATGTTTTTAATGAAGGTTCAACATCTTTGGAAATTCCTATTAATGTATATGGAAACAACATCCCTAAAAAAATTTCTTTAAACATCTTCCCTGATACATTTGAATTAGGTGAAAATAATCAAGGCGTTCTCTCAGTATTACTTACTGATGATAGCGGAATTCCAACAAGAGCTGATAAAAATTACTTGGTAAAACTTAGCACTTCTAAATCGGGTATTGCATCTTTTTCTGAAACTAATATTCTAATCCCTAAAGGTGAGTTTGAATCAAAACAAATTTTCACAGTAAATAAGGAAGGAATTGTTACAGTTTCTGCAAAGTCTGGAGATCTTGAAACTACTGAATTATTAACTGTTGAAAAACCTCTTGACGAAGAAATTAAAATTTTTGTAATTCCTGAAGATATTAGCTCTTCAAATACTTCAAGTGGGCATTTGATTGCACAGTTATTTTCAGATGGATCTTTAAAAAAGGCAACCAAAGATATTACGATCTATTTTGAAATTGAGAGCTCAACAGATGCAGAAACTACTAACACAAGCTCAGATACAAACACAATAAACCCAAAAGGATATTTCCAGATTAAGCAAGGACAGACATACGGGCACGAGTTATTCTCAATTCAAAAAGGTAAAACTGATTCTTATACTGTAACTGCAACTTCACAAGATCCATTAATGATAGTTGAGGAATCTTTTGAAACAATTGATGTAGAACTGTATGGAAATAAAGAAATAAAATTCAAACCATTATCTGTTCTTTCAGATGGTTCAAGACAATTAATTGGAGTGATTTATTTAGAAGATGAAAATGGTCATCCTGTAACAGCTGATAGAGATATTGTTGTACCATTTACCACTTCTGACAAATCTATCTCTATTGAAAATTCAATCATCAAAAAAGGATTTGAATCCTCATTGGTTTATGGAAATATGGGTAATTTTGTACCCACAGATTCTGATGTTGCTCCAAACATCCCTAATGCAGAAGTTGTATCTTTGGATATTGATGGTTTTACAGAAGATTCTGTATCTCTAAAGACCTATGTGTCAACTGATCATTTTCTAAAAGGTGAACTGCATTGGATCATGGTCTATATGGAATCATCAGATGGATTGTTTCAAATTCCGTCAGAACAACATATTGAAATTTCCCACTCTGAAATTTTTATTGTAAATAAGAATGATGTTCAAATTTATCCCTTCTTCACCCTAATTCCTATTTTTGCTGTTGATTCTGGTGATGAAGATTTGGTGATAAATATTGATAATTTTGAAACAAGTATTTCTCTTTCAAGCATCTCTTCAAAACCTACATCTTTAGTTGTTGATTATTCTGAAAAATTATTTACGGGCGTCAAAGATACATTTGTTTTACAAGTATTAGATGCCCAATCATTACCTGTGAAGATAAATGAAGATATTGATATCAAAATATTTTCTTCAAATCCTTCTATCCTTGACTTTCCAAAAAATGTAACTCTCTCCCATAAATCTAGTTTTACACAGATAGATTTGGTACCTAACTCATCAGGAATGGTTGAAGTTACTTTCATTTCTAAAGGTTTGCCAATTCTAACAGAAGAGATTGTTATAGAAGAAATAACTCCGACTATCGAAATTACCAGTGCTGATATGATTGAAGCTGGTGACTCCTTTCTTGTTTCTATTCTAGCAAAACAAAATGGTGTTCCTCTTCAAAATGCTCCCGTAAATTGGGAACTAGAGGGAGGAATTACTACTATTGGGGATGAAATGACGGGTCCAACTGGTGAGGCTATGTTGTCAATAATTTCCACATCTGATGATTCAGTAAAGATCATGGCAAGTATTGATGGACCAATTCAGTCTGCATTCGCTTCTAAAATAGTTAAAATAAATTCGACAACCTTCAATGATCTTGACGAATCTGATGATTCATTCAAAAAACCTGATGTGGGTGGATTTGATCCTATATTGATAATGGTGCCTGCAATTATTGTTGGTATGATATTATATATGAAGAAAAAATCAAAGTAA
- a CDS encoding TrmB family transcriptional regulator gives MLSKEEIYNSLVHFGLEEIDAKIYVGLLQMGSVTVGTMAQKLNVDRGKAYRSLNKLRNMGVISTTFSNPTIVNAVEPSEALTSVIQKKEDEIVMLQKLARTVIESLHNYENNVAATDMSSFSIVQGRSNIYTRIGKLIQESKEKIFLVTTSDDLMRMYHTSIPDKIHAKISTGGEVRIITNDCDAKTMEIIEQLGTPEVKIGKLPSKSRMIVESKNQLIMSGAMKESMDLNDDVDSIMYTNSEEMVENMFSLCTHLWKKSKPMEILSSN, from the coding sequence ATGTTAAGCAAAGAAGAAATTTACAATTCTCTAGTTCATTTTGGTTTGGAAGAAATTGATGCCAAAATCTATGTTGGCCTTCTTCAGATGGGTTCTGTAACTGTTGGTACGATGGCACAAAAACTTAATGTTGATAGAGGAAAGGCATACAGATCTCTGAACAAGCTCAGAAATATGGGTGTGATTTCAACTACCTTTTCAAATCCTACAATCGTAAATGCTGTAGAACCATCTGAAGCATTAACGAGTGTAATTCAAAAGAAAGAAGATGAAATTGTCATGCTACAAAAATTGGCAAGAACTGTTATTGAAAGTCTCCATAACTATGAAAATAATGTGGCAGCAACTGACATGTCCTCCTTCTCAATTGTTCAAGGAAGATCTAACATATACACTAGAATTGGAAAACTAATCCAAGAATCTAAAGAGAAAATCTTTCTGGTTACAACTTCAGATGATTTGATGAGGATGTATCACACATCTATACCAGATAAAATACATGCAAAAATATCTACAGGTGGAGAAGTGAGAATAATCACTAATGACTGTGATGCAAAAACAATGGAGATCATTGAACAGTTAGGTACGCCTGAAGTTAAAATTGGAAAACTGCCTTCAAAAAGTAGAATGATTGTAGAATCAAAGAATCAGCTAATCATGTCGGGAGCTATGAAAGAATCAATGGATCTTAATGATGATGTTGACTCTATCATGTATACTAATTCTGAAGAGATGGTTGAAAACATGTTTAGTTTGTGCACTCATCTATGGAAAAAATCAAAACCAATGGAAATCTTATCTTCCAATTAA